One genomic window of Nicotiana sylvestris chromosome 10, ASM39365v2, whole genome shotgun sequence includes the following:
- the LOC104222993 gene encoding glucose and ribitol dehydrogenase-like has protein sequence MASGGQQFPPQKQETQPGKEHVMEPTPQHSSMEYKPANKLQGKIALVAGGDSGIGRAVCHCFALEGATVAFTYVKSQEEKDAQDTLEILRKAKAADAMEPMAVATDLGFDDNCKKVVDEVVNSYGRIDILVNNAAEQYKTTSVEEIDEERLERVFRTNIFSYFFLTRHSLKHMKEGSSIINSTSVVAYKGNPKLLDYTATKGAIVSFTRGLALQLVEKGIRVNAVAPGPVWTPLIPASFSEEESANFGKDVPMRRAGQPIEAAPSYVFLASTPDSSYITGQVIHPNGGVIVNS, from the exons ATGGCGAGCGGTGGCCAGCAATTTCCACCACAGAAACAGGAAACTCAGCCTGGAAAAGAACATGTGATGGAGCCAACCCCACAGCACTCTAGCATGGAGTATAAGCCCGCCAACAAGCTTCAA GGTAAGATAGCACTGGTGGCCGGAGGTGATTCCGGCATTGGACGTGCAGTCTGCCATTGTTTTGCGTTGGAAGGTGCAACGGTGGCCTTCACTTACGTGAAATCTCAAGAAGAAAAAGATGCACAAGACACCCTTGAAATACTAAGGAAAGCCAAAGCAGCTGACGCAATGGAACCTATGGCTGTTGCCACCGATTTAGGATTCGACGATAACTGCAAGAAGGTAGTTGACGAAGTTGTGAATTCCTATGGAAGGATCGATATTCTGGTGAACAATGCAGCGGAGCAGTACAAGACTACCTCCGTTGAGGAGATTGATGAAGAGAGGCTTGAGAGAGTCTTTAGGACTAACATCTTTTCTTACTTCTTCCTCACCAG GCATTCCTTGAAGCATATGAAGGAAGGGAGTAGCATAATAAACTCAACATCAGTAGTTGCATATAAAGGGAATCCAAAGCTGCTTGATTACACCGCTACCAAAGGTGCAATTGTGTCATTCACTAGAGGACTTGCACTTCAGCTTGTTGAGAAAGGTATACGCGTTAATGCAGTAGCTCCTGGCCCTGTTTGGACTCCGCTTATTCCAGCTTCCTTTAGTGAAGAAGAGAGTGCTAATTTTGGAAAAGACGTGCCAATGCGAAGGGCTGGTCAGCCTATAGAAGCGGCTCCCTCCTATGTTTTTCTCGCTTCTACCCCGGACTCTTCTTATATTACTGGTCAAGTAATCCATCCCAATG GTGGGGTGATTGTGAATAGCTAA